The Xiphias gladius isolate SHS-SW01 ecotype Sanya breed wild chromosome 7, ASM1685928v1, whole genome shotgun sequence genome window below encodes:
- the mffa gene encoding mitochondrial fission factor homolog B isoform X2 — protein MNGAAFPSPTAEMAEMNRIQYELEYTEGISQRMRIPEMLKVAPQVHEDPNVGSQEVPRSVIMQVPERIVIAGDSNDPQFSRPRDLDLIQSTPLETLSLKTPPRVLTLNERPLDFLEEEQRVAPDTEEVLRHQGRVRRERSASENAAVRHNSQLMRNDSAKPSLRGGSASSSNPLHESRLALSTYEPTLDGGPDDMTVVDATTLRRQLIKLNRRLQHLEEENKERAKREMILYSVTVAFWLINTWVWLRR, from the exons ATGAACGGAGCAGCATTCCCCTCCCCCACGGCAGAGATGGCGGAGATGAACCGTATCCAGTATGAGCTGGAGTACACTGAGGGGATCAGCCAGAGAATGCGCATCCCTGAGATGCTCAAAGTGGCCCCTCAAGTCCACGAGGACCCTAATGTCGGATCTCAGGAGGTCCCCCGCAGTGTCATAATGCAAGTCCCAGAGAGAATTGTGATTGCAG GAGACAGTAATGACCCCCAGTTCTCCAGACCCAGAGACCTGGACCTAATCCAGTCAACACCACTAGAAACCCTGTCACTGAAGACCCCACCCAGAGTCCTAACCCTCAATGAGCGGCCCCTGGACTTCCTGGAAGAGGAGCAGCGGGTGGCTCCAGACACTGAGGAGGTG TTGCGGCACCAGGGACGAGTGCGGCGAGAACGCTCAGCCAGTGAGAATGCAGCCGTACGTCATAACAGTCAGCTGATGAGAAATGATTCCGC CAAACCATCTCTGCGAGGGGGGTCTGCTTCAAGCTCCAACCCCCTGCATGAATCCAG GCTTGCATTATCAACATATGAACCCACACTGGATGGGGGGCCTGATGATATGACTGTGGTTGATGCAACAACACTTCGACGTCAG CTCATCAAGTTAAACCGGAGACTCCAACATTtggaagaggaaaacaaggagCGAGCAAAGCGAGAGATGATCCTTTACTCGGTCACTGTAGCTTTTTGGCTAATCAACACTTGGGTATGGTTGCGACGTTAG
- the mffa gene encoding mitochondrial fission factor homolog B isoform X1, producing the protein MNGAAFPSPTAEMAEMNRIQYELEYTEGISQRMRIPEMLKVAPQVHEDPNVGSQEVPRSVIMQVPERIVIAGDSNDPQFSRPRDLDLIQSTPLETLSLKTPPRVLTLNERPLDFLEEEQRVAPDTEEVLRHQGRVRRERSASENAAVRHNSQLMRNDSAATPSPPATVHPCPPLTVTEEEHNLYSASGVIAFIQSTTRRAYQQVLEVLDENPRSKPSLRGGSASSSNPLHESRLALSTYEPTLDGGPDDMTVVDATTLRRQLIKLNRRLQHLEEENKERAKREMILYSVTVAFWLINTWVWLRR; encoded by the exons ATGAACGGAGCAGCATTCCCCTCCCCCACGGCAGAGATGGCGGAGATGAACCGTATCCAGTATGAGCTGGAGTACACTGAGGGGATCAGCCAGAGAATGCGCATCCCTGAGATGCTCAAAGTGGCCCCTCAAGTCCACGAGGACCCTAATGTCGGATCTCAGGAGGTCCCCCGCAGTGTCATAATGCAAGTCCCAGAGAGAATTGTGATTGCAG GAGACAGTAATGACCCCCAGTTCTCCAGACCCAGAGACCTGGACCTAATCCAGTCAACACCACTAGAAACCCTGTCACTGAAGACCCCACCCAGAGTCCTAACCCTCAATGAGCGGCCCCTGGACTTCCTGGAAGAGGAGCAGCGGGTGGCTCCAGACACTGAGGAGGTG TTGCGGCACCAGGGACGAGTGCGGCGAGAACGCTCAGCCAGTGAGAATGCAGCCGTACGTCATAACAGTCAGCTGATGAGAAATGATTCCGC TGCGACCCCGTCCCCCCCAGCTACTGTCCACCCTTGCCCCCCTCTCACCGTGACTGAGGAAGAACACAACCTGTACAGCGCTAGCGGTGTTATAGCTTTCATCCAGTCCACTACACGTCGGGCCTACCAGCAGGTCCTGGAGGTCTTGGATGAGAACCCTCGCAG CAAACCATCTCTGCGAGGGGGGTCTGCTTCAAGCTCCAACCCCCTGCATGAATCCAG GCTTGCATTATCAACATATGAACCCACACTGGATGGGGGGCCTGATGATATGACTGTGGTTGATGCAACAACACTTCGACGTCAG CTCATCAAGTTAAACCGGAGACTCCAACATTtggaagaggaaaacaaggagCGAGCAAAGCGAGAGATGATCCTTTACTCGGTCACTGTAGCTTTTTGGCTAATCAACACTTGGGTATGGTTGCGACGTTAG
- the mffa gene encoding mitochondrial fission factor homolog B isoform X3, producing the protein MNGAAFPSPTAEMAEMNRIQYELEYTEGISQRMRIPEMLKVAPQVHEDPNVGSQEVPRSVIMQVPERIVIAGDSNDPQFSRPRDLDLIQSTPLETLSLKTPPRVLTLNERPLDFLEEEQRVAPDTEEVLRHQGRVRRERSASENAAVRHNSQLMRNDSALALSTYEPTLDGGPDDMTVVDATTLRRQLIKLNRRLQHLEEENKERAKREMILYSVTVAFWLINTWVWLRR; encoded by the exons ATGAACGGAGCAGCATTCCCCTCCCCCACGGCAGAGATGGCGGAGATGAACCGTATCCAGTATGAGCTGGAGTACACTGAGGGGATCAGCCAGAGAATGCGCATCCCTGAGATGCTCAAAGTGGCCCCTCAAGTCCACGAGGACCCTAATGTCGGATCTCAGGAGGTCCCCCGCAGTGTCATAATGCAAGTCCCAGAGAGAATTGTGATTGCAG GAGACAGTAATGACCCCCAGTTCTCCAGACCCAGAGACCTGGACCTAATCCAGTCAACACCACTAGAAACCCTGTCACTGAAGACCCCACCCAGAGTCCTAACCCTCAATGAGCGGCCCCTGGACTTCCTGGAAGAGGAGCAGCGGGTGGCTCCAGACACTGAGGAGGTG TTGCGGCACCAGGGACGAGTGCGGCGAGAACGCTCAGCCAGTGAGAATGCAGCCGTACGTCATAACAGTCAGCTGATGAGAAATGATTCCGC GCTTGCATTATCAACATATGAACCCACACTGGATGGGGGGCCTGATGATATGACTGTGGTTGATGCAACAACACTTCGACGTCAG CTCATCAAGTTAAACCGGAGACTCCAACATTtggaagaggaaaacaaggagCGAGCAAAGCGAGAGATGATCCTTTACTCGGTCACTGTAGCTTTTTGGCTAATCAACACTTGGGTATGGTTGCGACGTTAG
- the dnaaf1 gene encoding dynein assembly factor 1, axonemal isoform X2, giving the protein MGDKEESQVEGGDVGRTSVKNGVDAVLKDGAQDNEGNDKKMQIPLQEKTEKQLGPRMTKKFLKDHCKQNKLYSTPCLNDTLFLHFKGFSTIENLEEYTGLKCLWLESNGLQRIENLDALTDLRCLFLQQNLIYKLENLEQLKKLCTLNVSNNYIRTIENISCLPDLSTLQIAHNKLETVRDIEHLSKCLAISVLDVSHNLLNDPEILAVLEAMPELRVLNLMGNEVVKKIPNYRKTMIVHLKQLTFLDDRPVFPKDRACAEAWAVGGREGECKEREQWETRERRKIQDSLDGMAMIRKKAQDRRRLRELGEKGETEVFTTPREEHDTQILTSSQEEKIQAFVQDSLDAHEEFLQSQATNESKTKHEDIEVEQPSEGLQREQLEKDDQDQSQMKQPVRQEGVNPEQSAQKQESIAAKMLEPDKVDYKQNQSCVIQLTRNEAEREQANMSEQHENKQPPLVRAAPPEADEVVPTYGPGPLVTELEDVKQLETIHLPLHRSLHIDDLPDLEDVDTEDFTAMYFSQQVFKPKIEVISGGSDEVQPTGNQSETIPTLSPDKSSLFTEVSYNSSSLVYPGDWDDLEPLILEPVEKSKTNQTSSPPRSLIEELE; this is encoded by the exons AAAGGATGGAGCTCAAGACAACGagggaaatgacaaaaaaatgcaaatcccTCTTCAAGAGAAAACGGAAAAACAGTTAGGGCCACGGATGACCAAGAAATTCCTGAAAGACCACTGTAAGCAGAACAAACTTTACTCAACACCTTGCCTGAATGACACATTGTTTCTGCATTTCAAAGGTTTCTCCACCATTGAGAACTTAGAGGAGTACACAGGACTGAAGTGTCTCTGGCTGGAAAGCAATGGGCTTCAACGCATTGAAAACCTGGATGCCCTGACTGATCTGCGCTGCTTGTTCCTTCAGCAGAACCTCATATACAAGCTGGAAAACCTTGAACAGCTGAAAAAACTCTGCACTTTGAATGTCTCCAACAACTATATCCGCACCATAGAGAACATCTCCTGCCTTCCTGATCTGAGCACTCTGCAGATTGCCCATAACAAGTTGGAAACTGTGAGGGACATAGAGCACCTGAGTAAGTGTCTGGCGATCAGTGTGCTGGATGTGTCTCACAACCTGTTAAATGACCCTGAGATCCTTGCTGTACTTGAGGCGATGCCGGAACTGCGAGTGTTAAATCTAATGGGAAATGAGGTGgtgaaaaaaatcccaaactaCAGGAAGACAATGATTGTGCACCTCAAACAGCTCACCTTTCTTGACGATCGTCCTGTGTTTCCAAAAGACAGGGCATGTGCAGAGGCATGGGCAGTGGGAGGGCGGGAAGGGGAGTGCAAAGAGAGGGAGCAATGGGAAACACGAGAGAGGAGGAAAATTCAGGACAGCTTGGATGGCATGGCAATGATTCGGAAAAAAGCTCAGGACAGACGGCGCCTACGAGAGCTAGGTGAGAAAG GGGAGACTGAGGTATTCACCACTCCTCGTGAGGAACACGACACCCAGATTTTGACTTCCTCACAAGAGGAGAAGATACAAGCCTTTGTGCAGGACAGCCTGGATGCCCATGAAGAGTTCTTGCAGAGTCAAGCAACAAATGAATCCAAGACAAAACATGAAGACATAGAAGTAGAGCAGCCAAGTGAAGGGTTGCAGAGAGAGCAATTGGAGAAAGATGACCAGGACCAATCACAGATGAAGCAGCCTGTGAGACAAGAGGGGGTGAATCCAGAGCAGTCAGCACAAAAGCAAGAAAGTATTGCAGCGAAGATGTTAGAGCCAGATAAAGTAGATTATAAACAAAATCAGTCATGTGTAATCCAGCTCACGAGaaatgaagcagagagagagcaggcaaACATGAGTGAACAGCATGAGAACAAACAGCCTCCCCTGGTCAGGGCAGCTCCTCCTGAAGCAGATGAGGTTGTACCAACATATGGCCCTGGACCCTTGGTTACAGAGCTGGAGGATGTGAAGCAGCTGGAAACCATTCACCTCCCACTGCATCGCTCACTGCATATTGATGACCTGCCTGATCTAGAGGATGTGGATACAGAAGACTTCACTGCAATGTACTTTTCTCAGCAGGTGTTCAAACCAAAAATAGAAGTCATATCCGGAGGCAGTGATGAGGTTCAGCCAACTGGAAACCAGAGTGAGACCATCCCCACTTTAAGTCCAGACAAAAGTTCATTGTTCACCGAAGTCTCTTACAATTCTTCATCACTGGTGTATCCAGGGGATTGGGATGACCTTGAGCCACTGATACTTGAACCAGTGGAAAAGTCAAAGACAAACCAAACCTCCTCTCCACCACGCAGCCTGATCGAGGAGCTGGAATGA
- the dnaaf1 gene encoding dynein assembly factor 1, axonemal isoform X1: MSTAEFQETMGDKEESQVEGGDVGRTSVKNGVDAVLKDGAQDNEGNDKKMQIPLQEKTEKQLGPRMTKKFLKDHCKQNKLYSTPCLNDTLFLHFKGFSTIENLEEYTGLKCLWLESNGLQRIENLDALTDLRCLFLQQNLIYKLENLEQLKKLCTLNVSNNYIRTIENISCLPDLSTLQIAHNKLETVRDIEHLSKCLAISVLDVSHNLLNDPEILAVLEAMPELRVLNLMGNEVVKKIPNYRKTMIVHLKQLTFLDDRPVFPKDRACAEAWAVGGREGECKEREQWETRERRKIQDSLDGMAMIRKKAQDRRRLRELGEKGETEVFTTPREEHDTQILTSSQEEKIQAFVQDSLDAHEEFLQSQATNESKTKHEDIEVEQPSEGLQREQLEKDDQDQSQMKQPVRQEGVNPEQSAQKQESIAAKMLEPDKVDYKQNQSCVIQLTRNEAEREQANMSEQHENKQPPLVRAAPPEADEVVPTYGPGPLVTELEDVKQLETIHLPLHRSLHIDDLPDLEDVDTEDFTAMYFSQQVFKPKIEVISGGSDEVQPTGNQSETIPTLSPDKSSLFTEVSYNSSSLVYPGDWDDLEPLILEPVEKSKTNQTSSPPRSLIEELE, from the exons AAAGGATGGAGCTCAAGACAACGagggaaatgacaaaaaaatgcaaatcccTCTTCAAGAGAAAACGGAAAAACAGTTAGGGCCACGGATGACCAAGAAATTCCTGAAAGACCACTGTAAGCAGAACAAACTTTACTCAACACCTTGCCTGAATGACACATTGTTTCTGCATTTCAAAGGTTTCTCCACCATTGAGAACTTAGAGGAGTACACAGGACTGAAGTGTCTCTGGCTGGAAAGCAATGGGCTTCAACGCATTGAAAACCTGGATGCCCTGACTGATCTGCGCTGCTTGTTCCTTCAGCAGAACCTCATATACAAGCTGGAAAACCTTGAACAGCTGAAAAAACTCTGCACTTTGAATGTCTCCAACAACTATATCCGCACCATAGAGAACATCTCCTGCCTTCCTGATCTGAGCACTCTGCAGATTGCCCATAACAAGTTGGAAACTGTGAGGGACATAGAGCACCTGAGTAAGTGTCTGGCGATCAGTGTGCTGGATGTGTCTCACAACCTGTTAAATGACCCTGAGATCCTTGCTGTACTTGAGGCGATGCCGGAACTGCGAGTGTTAAATCTAATGGGAAATGAGGTGgtgaaaaaaatcccaaactaCAGGAAGACAATGATTGTGCACCTCAAACAGCTCACCTTTCTTGACGATCGTCCTGTGTTTCCAAAAGACAGGGCATGTGCAGAGGCATGGGCAGTGGGAGGGCGGGAAGGGGAGTGCAAAGAGAGGGAGCAATGGGAAACACGAGAGAGGAGGAAAATTCAGGACAGCTTGGATGGCATGGCAATGATTCGGAAAAAAGCTCAGGACAGACGGCGCCTACGAGAGCTAGGTGAGAAAG GGGAGACTGAGGTATTCACCACTCCTCGTGAGGAACACGACACCCAGATTTTGACTTCCTCACAAGAGGAGAAGATACAAGCCTTTGTGCAGGACAGCCTGGATGCCCATGAAGAGTTCTTGCAGAGTCAAGCAACAAATGAATCCAAGACAAAACATGAAGACATAGAAGTAGAGCAGCCAAGTGAAGGGTTGCAGAGAGAGCAATTGGAGAAAGATGACCAGGACCAATCACAGATGAAGCAGCCTGTGAGACAAGAGGGGGTGAATCCAGAGCAGTCAGCACAAAAGCAAGAAAGTATTGCAGCGAAGATGTTAGAGCCAGATAAAGTAGATTATAAACAAAATCAGTCATGTGTAATCCAGCTCACGAGaaatgaagcagagagagagcaggcaaACATGAGTGAACAGCATGAGAACAAACAGCCTCCCCTGGTCAGGGCAGCTCCTCCTGAAGCAGATGAGGTTGTACCAACATATGGCCCTGGACCCTTGGTTACAGAGCTGGAGGATGTGAAGCAGCTGGAAACCATTCACCTCCCACTGCATCGCTCACTGCATATTGATGACCTGCCTGATCTAGAGGATGTGGATACAGAAGACTTCACTGCAATGTACTTTTCTCAGCAGGTGTTCAAACCAAAAATAGAAGTCATATCCGGAGGCAGTGATGAGGTTCAGCCAACTGGAAACCAGAGTGAGACCATCCCCACTTTAAGTCCAGACAAAAGTTCATTGTTCACCGAAGTCTCTTACAATTCTTCATCACTGGTGTATCCAGGGGATTGGGATGACCTTGAGCCACTGATACTTGAACCAGTGGAAAAGTCAAAGACAAACCAAACCTCCTCTCCACCACGCAGCCTGATCGAGGAGCTGGAATGA
- the dnaaf1 gene encoding dynein assembly factor 1, axonemal isoform X3, with the protein MGDKEESQVEGGDVGRTSVKNGVDAVLKDGAQDNEGNDKKMQIPLQEKTEKQLGPRMTKKFLKDHCKQNKLYSTPCLNDTLFLHFKGFSTIENLEEYTGLKCLWLESNGLQRIENLDALTDLRCLFLQQNLIYKLENLEQLKKLCTLNVSNNYIRTIENISCLPDLSTLQIAHNKLETVRDIEHLSKCLAISVLDVSHNLLNDPEILAVLEAMPELRVLNLMGNEVVKKIPNYRKTMIVHLKQLTFLDDRPVFPKDRACAEAWAVGGREGECKEREQWETRERRKIQDSLDGMAMIRKKAQDRRRLRELGETEVFTTPREEHDTQILTSSQEEKIQAFVQDSLDAHEEFLQSQATNESKTKHEDIEVEQPSEGLQREQLEKDDQDQSQMKQPVRQEGVNPEQSAQKQESIAAKMLEPDKVDYKQNQSCVIQLTRNEAEREQANMSEQHENKQPPLVRAAPPEADEVVPTYGPGPLVTELEDVKQLETIHLPLHRSLHIDDLPDLEDVDTEDFTAMYFSQQVFKPKIEVISGGSDEVQPTGNQSETIPTLSPDKSSLFTEVSYNSSSLVYPGDWDDLEPLILEPVEKSKTNQTSSPPRSLIEELE; encoded by the exons AAAGGATGGAGCTCAAGACAACGagggaaatgacaaaaaaatgcaaatcccTCTTCAAGAGAAAACGGAAAAACAGTTAGGGCCACGGATGACCAAGAAATTCCTGAAAGACCACTGTAAGCAGAACAAACTTTACTCAACACCTTGCCTGAATGACACATTGTTTCTGCATTTCAAAGGTTTCTCCACCATTGAGAACTTAGAGGAGTACACAGGACTGAAGTGTCTCTGGCTGGAAAGCAATGGGCTTCAACGCATTGAAAACCTGGATGCCCTGACTGATCTGCGCTGCTTGTTCCTTCAGCAGAACCTCATATACAAGCTGGAAAACCTTGAACAGCTGAAAAAACTCTGCACTTTGAATGTCTCCAACAACTATATCCGCACCATAGAGAACATCTCCTGCCTTCCTGATCTGAGCACTCTGCAGATTGCCCATAACAAGTTGGAAACTGTGAGGGACATAGAGCACCTGAGTAAGTGTCTGGCGATCAGTGTGCTGGATGTGTCTCACAACCTGTTAAATGACCCTGAGATCCTTGCTGTACTTGAGGCGATGCCGGAACTGCGAGTGTTAAATCTAATGGGAAATGAGGTGgtgaaaaaaatcccaaactaCAGGAAGACAATGATTGTGCACCTCAAACAGCTCACCTTTCTTGACGATCGTCCTGTGTTTCCAAAAGACAGGGCATGTGCAGAGGCATGGGCAGTGGGAGGGCGGGAAGGGGAGTGCAAAGAGAGGGAGCAATGGGAAACACGAGAGAGGAGGAAAATTCAGGACAGCTTGGATGGCATGGCAATGATTCGGAAAAAAGCTCAGGACAGACGGCGCCTACGAGAGCTAG GGGAGACTGAGGTATTCACCACTCCTCGTGAGGAACACGACACCCAGATTTTGACTTCCTCACAAGAGGAGAAGATACAAGCCTTTGTGCAGGACAGCCTGGATGCCCATGAAGAGTTCTTGCAGAGTCAAGCAACAAATGAATCCAAGACAAAACATGAAGACATAGAAGTAGAGCAGCCAAGTGAAGGGTTGCAGAGAGAGCAATTGGAGAAAGATGACCAGGACCAATCACAGATGAAGCAGCCTGTGAGACAAGAGGGGGTGAATCCAGAGCAGTCAGCACAAAAGCAAGAAAGTATTGCAGCGAAGATGTTAGAGCCAGATAAAGTAGATTATAAACAAAATCAGTCATGTGTAATCCAGCTCACGAGaaatgaagcagagagagagcaggcaaACATGAGTGAACAGCATGAGAACAAACAGCCTCCCCTGGTCAGGGCAGCTCCTCCTGAAGCAGATGAGGTTGTACCAACATATGGCCCTGGACCCTTGGTTACAGAGCTGGAGGATGTGAAGCAGCTGGAAACCATTCACCTCCCACTGCATCGCTCACTGCATATTGATGACCTGCCTGATCTAGAGGATGTGGATACAGAAGACTTCACTGCAATGTACTTTTCTCAGCAGGTGTTCAAACCAAAAATAGAAGTCATATCCGGAGGCAGTGATGAGGTTCAGCCAACTGGAAACCAGAGTGAGACCATCCCCACTTTAAGTCCAGACAAAAGTTCATTGTTCACCGAAGTCTCTTACAATTCTTCATCACTGGTGTATCCAGGGGATTGGGATGACCTTGAGCCACTGATACTTGAACCAGTGGAAAAGTCAAAGACAAACCAAACCTCCTCTCCACCACGCAGCCTGATCGAGGAGCTGGAATGA